One genomic region from Homalodisca vitripennis isolate AUS2020 chromosome 6, UT_GWSS_2.1, whole genome shotgun sequence encodes:
- the LOC124364173 gene encoding calcium and integrin-binding protein 1-like has protein sequence MGQSLSQFTEEELQDYQDLTYFTKKEVLYAHQKFKALAPEKVGHNRNAKLPMAKVLQYPELRVNPFGDRICRVFSSSHDGDCTFEDFLDMMSVFSDAAPKAVKAEHAFRIFDFDGDDMLGVSDLRHVIDRLTGPQRLSESDTQLLIQNILDEADLDDDGALSFAEFEHIVDKSPDFANVFRIQL, from the exons ATGGGTCAGAGTTTGAGCCAGTTTACAGAAGAAGAATTACAAGATTATCAG gatttaacatattttacaaagaaaGAAGTTCTATA TGCTCACCAAAAATTTAAGGCGTTGGCCCCTGAAAAAGTGGGACACAACCGGAATGCTAAGCTACCCATGGCAAAAGTGTTGCAATATCCAGAGCTGAGGGTGAATCCGTTTGGTGATCGCATTTGCCGTGTCTTCAGCTCCAGCCACGATGGAGATTGCACGTTTGAAGACTTCTTGGACATGATGTCTGTATTCAGTGACGCCGCACCCAAAGCAGTTAAGGCTGAACATGCGTTCAGGATATTTG ATTTTGACGGAGACGACATGTTGGGCGTGTCAGATCTACGGCATGTGATCGACCGACTAACCGGTCCCCAGCGGCTCTCTGAGTCTGATACGCAACTGCTGATACAGAACATACTGGACGAGGCAGACCTCGACGATGATGGTGCATTGTCCTTTGCCGAGTTCGAACACATCGTGGACAAGTCTCCAGATTTTGCCAA tgtGTTCCGCATTCAACTTTGA